One stretch of Streptomyces sp. R21 DNA includes these proteins:
- a CDS encoding DAK2 domain-containing protein, whose product MPQVPQTMDALAVRTWCGLALEALGRAREEIDAINVYPVADGDTGTNLYLTVESAAAAVEAVFSGHDLVSGVGAPGVQRPALADAVRAMAHGALIGAQGNSGTILAQLLRGMSQVLADDSEAAHTDGWGLRLALRRAADSARRAVAHPVEGTVLTVASAAADAAEGAEGDCGTVARAAYEGARAALAATPGQLAVLEQAGVVDAGGRGLVAVLGALVETFTGEAPGAGAGSGAVPVVVSHAVAGGVHPDGCADGPLSQDGGPAFEVIYLLEAEDAAVARLRDRLDGLGDSLVVVGGDGLWNVHVHVDDAGAAVEAGVEAGRPHRIRITHFGLGDVHTAGAGGRPPRERAQRAVVAVVPGEGLAGLYAEAGATTVLARPGEPPASGELLAAVHRAHAREVVLLPNDAELRHTAAAAAEQARAEGVRVALIPTRSAVQGIAALAVHEAERRFDEDVVAMTSAAGATRYAEVAVAERQSWTMAGICQAGDVLGLIDGDVAVIGSDITATAETVLDRMLAAGGEMVTLVLGDEAPDTIADRLETRVRESYLAVDTVVYRGGRQGALLLIGVE is encoded by the coding sequence GTGCCGCAGGTGCCGCAGACGATGGATGCTCTCGCGGTGCGCACCTGGTGCGGCCTCGCGCTGGAGGCGCTGGGGCGGGCGCGCGAGGAGATCGACGCGATCAACGTCTATCCGGTCGCCGACGGGGACACCGGCACCAATCTGTACCTGACCGTGGAATCGGCTGCCGCGGCGGTCGAGGCGGTCTTCTCCGGCCATGACCTCGTGTCCGGAGTCGGAGCCCCCGGAGTGCAGCGGCCCGCGCTCGCCGATGCCGTGCGGGCCATGGCGCACGGGGCGCTCATAGGGGCCCAGGGGAACTCCGGGACGATCCTTGCGCAACTGCTGCGCGGCATGTCCCAGGTGCTCGCCGACGACAGTGAGGCGGCTCACACCGACGGGTGGGGCCTGCGGCTCGCGCTCAGGCGCGCCGCCGACTCCGCACGCCGGGCCGTCGCCCACCCCGTCGAGGGCACCGTCCTCACGGTCGCCTCCGCCGCCGCCGACGCGGCCGAAGGCGCCGAGGGCGACTGCGGCACGGTCGCGCGTGCGGCGTACGAGGGGGCCCGGGCGGCCCTCGCGGCGACCCCGGGGCAGCTGGCCGTCCTGGAGCAGGCCGGGGTGGTCGACGCGGGCGGGCGTGGGCTGGTGGCCGTGCTGGGGGCGCTGGTGGAGACGTTCACGGGGGAGGCGCCGGGGGCGGGTGCGGGGTCGGGTGCTGTGCCCGTTGTGGTGTCGCATGCCGTCGCCGGGGGTGTGCATCCCGACGGGTGTGCGGACGGGCCTCTGTCGCAGGACGGCGGGCCCGCGTTCGAGGTGATCTACCTGCTGGAGGCGGAGGACGCGGCCGTGGCACGGCTGCGCGACCGGCTCGACGGGCTGGGGGACTCCCTCGTCGTCGTCGGCGGGGACGGACTGTGGAACGTCCATGTGCATGTCGACGACGCGGGCGCCGCCGTGGAGGCGGGCGTCGAGGCCGGGCGGCCGCACCGGATCCGGATCACGCACTTCGGGCTCGGCGACGTGCACACCGCGGGCGCCGGCGGACGGCCGCCCCGGGAACGGGCTCAGCGGGCCGTCGTGGCCGTCGTGCCGGGGGAGGGGCTGGCCGGGCTGTACGCGGAGGCGGGCGCGACGACCGTGCTCGCGCGCCCGGGGGAGCCGCCCGCGAGCGGGGAACTCCTTGCCGCCGTCCATCGCGCCCACGCGCGTGAGGTGGTGCTGCTGCCCAACGACGCCGAGCTGCGCCACACCGCCGCCGCGGCCGCCGAGCAGGCGCGCGCCGAGGGAGTTCGGGTCGCCCTGATCCCGACCCGCTCCGCGGTACAGGGCATCGCCGCGCTCGCTGTGCACGAGGCGGAGCGGCGCTTCGACGAGGACGTCGTCGCGATGACCTCGGCGGCGGGCGCCACCCGTTATGCCGAGGTCGCGGTCGCGGAGCGGCAGTCCTGGACCATGGCCGGCATCTGCCAGGCCGGCGACGTCCTCGGCCTCATCGACGGCGACGTCGCCGTGATCGGCTCGGACATCACGGCCACCGCCGAGACCGTCCTCGACCGCATGCTCGCCGCCGGCGGCGAAATGGTCACCCTCGTCCTCGGCGACGAGGCCCCCGACACGATCGCCGACCGCCTGGAGACGAGGGTCCGCGAGTCATACCTGGCGGTGGACACGGTCGTGTACCGGGGCGGGCGGCAGGGGGCGTTGTTGTTGATCGGGGTGGAGTAG
- a CDS encoding tetratricopeptide repeat protein, which yields MSRAMDFEGLREAMAENSEEPEGPARNARAEQLLAEAEKLDIPLAVIEALGHQLKVYNYSSEKDRMFVPFARLLRMWDERPEDFDAYEIHSLHWVFKWMTTGMLDQPHIPLASIEKWLGEMERRYRLAGHSERAVRSAEFGVAAHMGDVARAERAFAAWLAADRDAMADCHACELHGQGWWRAERDADTEALELWRPVLEGEYTCAHEPHTVLASSLLPLLRLGRPDEARAHHLRGLRLVRPMESMRSAYADHVEFCALSGNEARALELLAERPAYFTDSGHPRSKLDFMAVTALLMDRLTERGLGGRPVPGPAGRAWTAAELAAHARVEALALATRFDARNGTSYVSERARARMDQRPLVDRLPLGVRSPRATHLSTPAPAPPSGAVTEPAAAPDLSVLLAEARRLADSRHPDAVEAWEAVSRAAEDHELSTRDRAEIADHTAMGRGPEGIGLFERAAVLYEEAGDPGEALAARARAAYVRALSGGGTRKALTAVSALYDDVRALFAEDRTGVRQTASVLVGRARILMHRVHETEAAPGGAAVAAAEGAARELLAFAEPHVADAQAASRAAEARAMLGELAAHAGDAEVAAGLFARAADEFVAAGLPWFAVEYESRLAGIAGHLGDAAEAERAARAALEHGGPYLEATGQAQLHLQLAEVLGATERFGPAAEHALEAAHWADEAGEGPTLGAWARHLLGGFLLRQGRWAEAAEVLESALSDLTSEMHGDGAIVQTRRWLGDCLAELGEHREAAEHWLRAADIARHWPEQDDHAVLAHLAGEALARTGLLDEADRAYTRAGDLWRALGNVHGLIHALRARAWGALGTDAGLDGARGLMAEAVRVCEAALRPLSGDASGTPEDEAARDGLVAELGHTHRQFGDLLVRSVPGDAEPAIAHPLFEEALAHITRAVSVFTSLGDDSLDARTDAELAAGWLEADLHRPAEAAARARAVLSAYGAVSGETAGARCAEAERMLELMSAQG from the coding sequence ATGAGCCGGGCCATGGACTTCGAGGGCCTGCGGGAGGCGATGGCGGAGAACTCCGAGGAGCCGGAGGGACCCGCCCGCAACGCGCGCGCGGAGCAGCTGCTCGCCGAGGCCGAGAAGCTGGACATCCCGCTCGCCGTGATCGAGGCGCTCGGACACCAGCTGAAGGTCTACAACTACAGCTCCGAGAAGGACAGGATGTTCGTCCCCTTCGCGCGCCTGCTGCGCATGTGGGACGAGCGCCCGGAGGACTTCGACGCGTACGAGATCCACTCGCTGCACTGGGTCTTCAAGTGGATGACGACCGGAATGCTGGACCAGCCGCACATTCCGCTCGCCTCCATAGAGAAGTGGCTCGGCGAGATGGAACGCCGCTACCGGCTCGCCGGGCACTCCGAACGGGCCGTGCGCAGCGCCGAGTTCGGCGTGGCCGCGCACATGGGGGACGTGGCGCGTGCCGAGCGGGCGTTCGCCGCCTGGCTGGCCGCCGACCGGGACGCCATGGCCGACTGTCACGCCTGCGAGCTGCACGGCCAGGGCTGGTGGCGGGCGGAGCGCGACGCGGACACGGAGGCGCTGGAGCTGTGGCGCCCGGTCCTCGAGGGCGAGTACACATGCGCCCACGAGCCGCACACCGTGCTGGCCTCCTCGCTGCTCCCGCTGCTGCGCCTGGGCCGCCCGGACGAGGCGCGCGCCCACCATCTGCGGGGCCTGCGGCTGGTGCGTCCCATGGAGAGCATGCGCAGCGCGTACGCCGACCACGTGGAGTTCTGCGCGCTCTCCGGCAACGAGGCGCGCGCCCTGGAGCTGCTCGCGGAGCGCCCCGCGTACTTCACGGACTCCGGGCACCCGCGCAGCAAGCTGGACTTCATGGCCGTGACGGCCCTCCTCATGGACCGTCTCACCGAACGGGGACTCGGCGGCCGACCGGTCCCCGGGCCGGCCGGCCGCGCCTGGACCGCCGCCGAACTCGCCGCCCACGCGCGCGTGGAGGCACTCGCCCTGGCCACGCGCTTCGACGCACGCAACGGCACGTCGTACGTCAGTGAGCGCGCCCGCGCGCGCATGGATCAGCGCCCGCTGGTGGACCGGCTGCCGCTGGGCGTGCGCTCCCCGCGCGCCACACACCTGTCCACGCCGGCGCCCGCGCCCCCGTCGGGCGCCGTCACGGAACCGGCCGCCGCACCGGACCTGTCCGTCCTGCTCGCCGAGGCCCGGCGTCTCGCGGACTCCCGTCACCCGGACGCCGTCGAGGCCTGGGAGGCGGTCTCCCGGGCCGCCGAGGACCACGAGCTGAGCACGCGCGACCGTGCGGAGATCGCCGACCACACGGCGATGGGCCGCGGCCCCGAGGGCATCGGGCTCTTCGAGCGGGCGGCTGTGCTCTACGAGGAGGCGGGCGACCCGGGCGAGGCCCTCGCGGCACGCGCGCGTGCCGCCTACGTACGCGCCCTGTCCGGCGGCGGCACCCGGAAGGCGCTGACGGCCGTCTCCGCCCTCTACGACGATGTGCGCGCCCTCTTCGCCGAGGACCGCACCGGCGTACGGCAGACGGCGAGCGTGCTCGTGGGACGGGCCCGGATCCTGATGCACCGGGTGCACGAGACGGAGGCGGCGCCCGGCGGCGCGGCCGTGGCCGCCGCCGAGGGGGCCGCGCGGGAGCTGCTCGCCTTCGCCGAGCCGCACGTCGCGGACGCGCAGGCGGCCTCACGGGCGGCGGAGGCGCGGGCGATGCTCGGGGAACTCGCGGCGCACGCCGGGGACGCCGAGGTCGCCGCCGGGCTGTTCGCGCGGGCCGCGGACGAGTTCGTGGCGGCCGGGCTGCCGTGGTTCGCGGTCGAGTACGAGTCCCGGCTCGCCGGTATCGCCGGGCACCTCGGCGACGCGGCCGAGGCGGAGCGGGCGGCGCGCGCCGCGCTGGAGCACGGCGGGCCGTACCTGGAGGCGACCGGGCAGGCGCAGCTCCATCTCCAGCTCGCCGAAGTCCTGGGCGCCACCGAGCGGTTCGGGCCGGCCGCGGAACACGCCTTGGAAGCGGCGCACTGGGCCGATGAGGCGGGCGAGGGGCCGACGCTCGGCGCCTGGGCCCGGCATCTGCTCGGCGGATTCCTGCTCCGGCAGGGGCGCTGGGCCGAGGCCGCGGAGGTACTGGAATCGGCGCTGTCGGACCTGACCTCCGAGATGCACGGCGACGGCGCGATCGTGCAGACCCGGCGGTGGCTCGGGGACTGTCTCGCCGAGCTCGGTGAGCACCGGGAGGCCGCGGAGCACTGGCTGCGGGCCGCGGACATCGCCCGGCACTGGCCGGAGCAGGACGATCACGCCGTGCTCGCGCATCTCGCCGGGGAAGCGCTGGCTCGCACCGGGCTGCTCGACGAGGCGGACCGGGCGTACACCCGGGCCGGGGATCTCTGGCGGGCGCTCGGCAACGTGCACGGTCTGATCCACGCGCTGCGCGCCCGGGCCTGGGGCGCCCTGGGCACGGACGCGGGGCTCGACGGGGCGCGGGGGCTGATGGCGGAGGCGGTCCGCGTATGCGAAGCGGCGCTTCGGCCTCTGTCCGGCGACGCCTCGGGGACCCCCGAGGACGAGGCGGCCCGCGACGGCCTCGTCGCCGAACTCGGGCACACCCACCGCCAGTTCGGCGACCTGCTGGTTCGCTCCGTCCCCGGCGACGCCGAACCCGCCATCGCCCACCCCCTCTTCGAGGAGGCCCTCGCCCACATCACGCGCGCGGTCTCCGTGTTCACCTCCCTCGGCGACGACTCCCTCGACGCCCGCACCGACGCCGAACTCGCCGCGGGCTGGCTGGAGGCCGACCTCCACCGGCCCGCCGAGGCGGCCGCACGCGCGCGTGCGGTGCTTTCCGCATACGGGGCAGTGAGCGGGGAGACCGCGGGGGCGCGGTGCGCTGAGGCGGAACGGATGCTGGAGCTGATGTCCGCGCAGGGGTGA
- a CDS encoding DUF3515 domain-containing protein — protein MNFFRPRHRTVLGLPALALLIVATGCSSADDEAAAAVPSPGTKVTKLCQNLDKALPRKVDGLDREDPEPRSALTAGWGSPAIILRCGVARPPKMVDPKVAEGGDPDAVGGGVNGVGWLMEKQGDGSYRFTTTLREAYVEVTLPKKLAERGDSSGALVDLAPAVKKAIPKGIAS, from the coding sequence GTGAACTTCTTCCGTCCCCGGCACCGCACTGTTCTCGGGCTGCCCGCGCTCGCACTGTTGATCGTCGCCACGGGCTGCTCCTCAGCAGACGACGAGGCCGCGGCCGCGGTTCCCAGTCCGGGCACGAAGGTCACCAAGCTGTGTCAGAACCTGGACAAGGCGCTGCCGCGGAAGGTGGACGGTCTCGACCGGGAGGATCCCGAGCCCCGGTCCGCACTCACGGCGGGCTGGGGAAGCCCGGCGATCATACTGCGCTGCGGTGTCGCCCGGCCGCCCAAGATGGTCGATCCGAAGGTGGCCGAGGGCGGTGACCCGGACGCCGTCGGCGGCGGAGTGAACGGCGTGGGCTGGTTGATGGAGAAGCAGGGCGACGGTTCGTACCGCTTCACTACGACGCTGCGCGAGGCCTACGTAGAGGTGACCCTGCCCAAGAAGCTGGCCGAGCGCGGGGACAGCTCCGGCGCCCTCGTCGACCTGGCCCCGGCCGTGAAGAAGGCGATCCCCAAGGGGATCGCCTCCTGA
- the thiD gene encoding bifunctional hydroxymethylpyrimidine kinase/phosphomethylpyrimidine kinase produces the protein MSGPDAGGAPPRVLTVAGSDSGGGAGIQADLKTMLALGVHGMSVVTAVTAQNSLGVQGAWELPVEAVRAQYRSIVDDIGVQAVKTGMLASAELVEAVAELLDGTDAPAVVDPVGVSKHGDSLLAESALDAVRTRLLRAATVATPNLDEVARLTGVRVESENDMRRAADAVLAYGPRWALVKGGHLPGGADAVDFLTDGSDEHWLRAPRHDNRHTHGTGCTLASAIAAQLAQGRTVPEAVADAKEYVTGAIAAGFALGGGIGPVDHGWRFRGKS, from the coding sequence GTGAGCGGCCCCGACGCCGGGGGCGCGCCGCCGAGGGTGCTGACCGTCGCGGGTTCCGACTCGGGCGGAGGCGCGGGCATCCAGGCCGACTTGAAGACGATGCTCGCGCTCGGCGTGCACGGCATGAGCGTCGTCACGGCCGTCACCGCGCAGAACTCCCTCGGCGTACAAGGCGCTTGGGAACTGCCGGTGGAGGCCGTGCGCGCCCAGTACCGCAGCATCGTCGACGACATCGGCGTCCAGGCGGTCAAGACCGGCATGCTCGCCTCGGCCGAACTGGTCGAGGCGGTGGCCGAGTTGCTCGACGGCACGGACGCCCCCGCCGTCGTCGACCCGGTCGGCGTCTCCAAGCACGGGGACTCGCTGCTGGCCGAGTCCGCGCTCGACGCCGTACGCACCAGGCTGCTGCGGGCCGCGACCGTCGCCACACCCAACCTCGACGAGGTCGCCCGGCTCACGGGCGTACGGGTCGAGTCGGAGAACGACATGCGGCGCGCGGCGGACGCCGTGCTCGCGTACGGGCCGCGGTGGGCCCTTGTGAAGGGCGGCCACCTGCCCGGTGGCGCCGACGCCGTGGACTTCCTCACCGACGGCTCCGACGAGCACTGGCTGCGCGCCCCGCGCCACGACAACCGGCACACCCACGGCACGGGCTGCACGCTCGCCTCGGCGATCGCCGCTCAGCTCGCCCAGGGGCGGACCGTGCCGGAGGCCGTCGCGGACGCCAAGGAGTACGTCACCGGGGCGATCGCGGCCGGGTTCGCGCTCGGGGGCGGGATCGGGCCGGTGGATCACGGGTGGAGGTTCAGGGGGAAGTCGTAG
- a CDS encoding helicase-related protein: protein MDLVPVLDEPLKKTLGPATAKVMAEHLGLHTVGDLLHHYPRRYEERGQLTHLADLPMDEHVTVVAQVADARLLTFASSKAPRGKGQRLEVTITDGSGHLQLVFFGNGVHKPHKDLLPGTRAMFSGKVSVFNRRLQLAHPAYEPLRGDGDEAVESVDSWAGALIPIYPATAKLESWKIAKCLQMVLPSAQEAVDPLPDSLRDGRGLVSLPEALLKIHRPHTRADIEDARSRLKWDEAFVLQVALARRRHADAQLPAVARKPRPDGLLTAFDAKLPFTLTEGQQKVSREIFDDLATEHPMHRLLQGEVGSGKAQPLDSTVLTPTGFRQMGDLREGDEVVVPNGEIALIDGVFPQGERDVWRMVLSDGSSVECDDEHLWIVGTSCGWHRGQAPKTMTTREIRLDTFKANGSSKWYIPAATPVDLGQDAELPLDPYLFGLLLGDGSFRHNLRLSTIDDEIRDAAASAVAPDCRLVPVTGSRCDYTIQLKQRSAGARNPVIQALRSMDLWGVTSHSKFIPEEFKNTSIKNRLALLQGLLDTDGTVKADGLSVSLCSASLTLAEDVAWLVRSLGGRARVLPKKAAFNVSVALPDEYAPFRLSRKADRVCPRPKCNTFRRGIRAVKYVGRKPVQCISVAHPSHAYVTDNFTVTHNTMVALRAMLAVVDAGGQAAMLAPTEVLAQQHHRSITEMMGELAEGGMLGGAEHSTKIVLLTGSMGAAGRRQALLDLVTGEAGIVIGTHALIEDKVQFHDLGLVVVDEQHRFGVEQRDALRSKGKQPPHLLVMTATPIPRTVAMTVFGDLETSVLDQLPAGRSPIASHVVPAADKPHFLARAWERVREEVGNGHQAYVVCPRIGDEEDDPKKGKKKSPEDEAEKRPPLAVLDIADQLAKGPLQGLRVEVLHGRMPPDDKDAVMRRFAAGDTDVLVATTVIEVGVNVPNATGMVIMDADRFGVSQLHQLRGRVGRGSAAGLCLLVTEMPEASAARQRLNAVASTLDGFELSRIDLEQRREGDVLGQAQSGARTSLRMLTVIDDEEIIAEAREEAAAVVAADPELEHLPGLRTALEALLDEEREQYLDKG, encoded by the coding sequence ATGGATCTCGTGCCCGTGCTCGATGAACCACTGAAGAAAACGCTCGGACCCGCCACCGCGAAGGTGATGGCCGAGCACCTCGGCCTGCACACCGTGGGGGACCTGCTCCACCACTACCCGCGCAGATACGAGGAGCGCGGGCAGCTCACGCACCTCGCCGACCTGCCGATGGACGAGCACGTGACGGTGGTCGCCCAGGTCGCCGACGCCCGGCTGCTCACCTTCGCCTCCTCCAAGGCCCCCCGGGGCAAGGGCCAGCGTCTGGAAGTGACCATCACGGACGGCAGCGGCCACCTCCAGCTGGTCTTCTTCGGCAACGGTGTGCACAAGCCCCACAAGGACCTCCTGCCCGGCACGCGCGCGATGTTCTCGGGCAAGGTCTCCGTCTTCAACCGCCGCCTCCAGCTGGCCCATCCGGCGTACGAGCCGCTGCGCGGCGACGGCGACGAAGCCGTCGAGAGCGTCGACAGCTGGGCGGGCGCCCTCATCCCGATCTACCCGGCGACCGCCAAGCTGGAGTCCTGGAAGATCGCCAAGTGCCTCCAGATGGTGCTGCCGAGCGCCCAGGAGGCCGTGGACCCGCTGCCGGACTCGCTCCGGGACGGCCGGGGCCTGGTCTCCCTCCCCGAGGCCCTCCTGAAGATCCACCGCCCGCACACCAGGGCGGACATCGAGGACGCCCGCTCCCGCCTCAAGTGGGACGAGGCCTTCGTCCTCCAGGTGGCGCTGGCCCGCCGCCGCCACGCGGACGCCCAACTCCCGGCCGTGGCAAGGAAACCCCGGCCCGACGGCCTCCTCACCGCCTTCGACGCCAAGCTCCCCTTCACCCTCACCGAAGGCCAGCAGAAGGTCTCCAGAGAGATCTTCGACGACCTCGCGACCGAGCACCCGATGCACCGGCTGCTCCAGGGAGAGGTCGGCTCCGGCAAAGCTCAGCCCCTTGACTCGACGGTGCTGACACCCACGGGTTTCCGACAAATGGGAGATTTGCGGGAGGGCGACGAAGTTGTCGTGCCCAATGGCGAGATCGCTCTGATCGACGGGGTCTTCCCGCAGGGAGAGCGTGATGTCTGGCGCATGGTTCTCTCCGACGGAAGTTCCGTGGAGTGCGACGACGAGCACCTCTGGATCGTCGGTACGAGTTGCGGGTGGCATCGCGGCCAGGCACCCAAGACGATGACCACCAGGGAGATCCGTCTCGACACGTTCAAGGCGAACGGATCGTCGAAGTGGTACATCCCTGCCGCAACTCCGGTCGACCTCGGACAGGATGCCGAGTTGCCACTCGATCCCTATCTTTTCGGGCTGCTGTTGGGCGACGGTTCGTTCCGGCACAATCTGCGTCTTTCCACGATCGATGACGAGATCCGCGACGCTGCGGCGAGCGCTGTTGCGCCGGACTGTCGGCTGGTTCCGGTGACTGGATCCCGCTGTGACTACACGATCCAGTTGAAGCAGCGCTCCGCAGGTGCGCGGAATCCTGTCATTCAGGCTCTGCGCAGCATGGATCTGTGGGGAGTGACATCTCATAGCAAGTTCATCCCCGAGGAATTCAAGAACACGTCGATCAAGAACCGTCTCGCTCTCCTTCAGGGGCTTCTGGACACGGATGGCACGGTGAAGGCGGACGGGCTGAGTGTCTCCCTCTGCTCTGCCTCGCTCACGCTCGCAGAGGATGTCGCGTGGCTCGTGCGCTCGCTGGGCGGCCGGGCGCGGGTGCTGCCCAAGAAGGCCGCGTTCAACGTGTCGGTGGCACTCCCTGACGAGTACGCGCCTTTCAGGCTGTCCCGTAAGGCTGATCGCGTCTGCCCGCGCCCGAAATGCAACACGTTCCGACGAGGCATTCGGGCTGTGAAGTACGTGGGCCGCAAACCGGTGCAGTGCATCAGCGTTGCCCACCCGAGCCACGCTTATGTCACAGACAACTTCACAGTGACCCACAACACCATGGTGGCCCTGCGCGCCATGCTCGCCGTCGTCGACGCCGGCGGGCAGGCCGCCATGCTCGCGCCCACCGAGGTGCTCGCCCAGCAGCACCACCGGTCGATCACCGAGATGATGGGGGAGCTGGCCGAGGGCGGCATGCTCGGCGGGGCCGAGCACTCCACCAAGATCGTGCTGCTCACCGGGTCGATGGGGGCCGCCGGGCGGCGCCAGGCGCTGCTCGACCTGGTCACCGGCGAGGCCGGGATCGTCATCGGCACGCACGCGCTGATCGAGGACAAGGTGCAGTTCCACGACCTCGGCCTGGTCGTGGTGGACGAGCAGCACCGCTTCGGCGTCGAGCAGCGCGACGCCCTGCGCAGCAAGGGCAAGCAGCCCCCGCACCTGCTCGTCATGACCGCCACGCCCATCCCGCGCACCGTCGCGATGACCGTCTTCGGTGACCTGGAGACCTCCGTCCTCGACCAACTGCCCGCCGGGCGCTCGCCGATCGCCAGCCACGTCGTCCCCGCCGCCGACAAACCGCACTTCCTGGCCAGGGCCTGGGAGCGGGTGCGCGAGGAGGTGGGCAACGGGCATCAGGCGTACGTCGTGTGCCCGCGCATCGGCGACGAGGAGGACGATCCGAAGAAAGGCAAGAAGAAGTCCCCCGAGGACGAGGCCGAGAAGCGGCCCCCGCTCGCCGTCCTGGACATCGCCGACCAGCTCGCCAAGGGCCCCCTCCAGGGGCTCAGGGTCGAGGTGCTGCACGGGCGCATGCCTCCCGACGACAAGGACGCTGTGATGCGCCGCTTCGCCGCCGGTGACACGGACGTCCTGGTCGCCACCACCGTCATCGAGGTCGGCGTGAACGTGCCCAACGCCACCGGAATGGTGATCATGGACGCCGACCGGTTCGGCGTATCGCAGCTCCACCAGTTGCGCGGTCGCGTCGGCCGCGGCTCCGCCGCCGGACTCTGCCTCCTGGTCACCGAGATGCCCGAGGCGAGCGCGGCCCGACAGCGGCTGAACGCGGTGGCGTCCACCCTCGACGGCTTCGAGCTCTCCCGCATCGACCTCGAACAGCGCCGTGAGGGCGACGTCCTCGGCCAGGCCCAGTCCGGGGCCCGCACCTCCCTGCGGATGCTCACCGTCATCGACGACGAGGAGATCATCGCCGAGGCCCGCGAGGAGGCGGCCGCGGTCGTGGCCGCCGATCCGGAGCTGGAGCACCTGCCCGGTCTGCGCACCGCCCTGGAGGCCCTGCTCGACGAGGAGCGCGAGCAGTACCTCGACAAGGGCTGA
- a CDS encoding Lrp/AsnC ligand binding domain-containing protein: MVQAYILIQTEVGKASTVAETISKISGVIQAEDVTGPYDVIVRAQADTVDELGRMVVAKVQQVDGITRTLTCPVVHL; the protein is encoded by the coding sequence GTGGTACAGGCGTACATCCTGATCCAGACGGAGGTCGGCAAAGCGTCGACCGTCGCTGAGACCATCAGCAAGATCTCGGGGGTGATCCAGGCCGAGGACGTGACCGGACCGTACGACGTGATCGTGCGCGCCCAAGCCGACACGGTCGATGAACTCGGCCGCATGGTGGTCGCCAAGGTCCAGCAAGTGGACGGCATCACCCGCACCCTGACCTGCCCGGTGGTTCACCTCTAG
- the rpmB gene encoding 50S ribosomal protein L28, with protein MAANCDVCGKGPGFGNNISHSHRRTPRRWNPNIQRVRTVVGGTPKRVNACTSCIKAGKVSR; from the coding sequence GTGGCTGCCAACTGCGACGTCTGCGGCAAGGGCCCGGGCTTCGGCAACAACATCTCGCACTCTCACCGCCGTACGCCGCGCCGCTGGAACCCCAACATCCAGCGCGTACGTACTGTGGTGGGCGGGACGCCGAAGCGCGTGAACGCTTGCACCTCGTGCATCAAGGCCGGCAAGGTCTCGCGCTGA
- a CDS encoding thiamine-phosphate kinase, with the protein MKGTVGELGEFGLIRELTSRLTTTPAVRVGPGDDAAVVAAPDRRVVASTDILLEGRHFRRDWSTAYDVGRKAAAQNLADIAAMGAVPTALLLGLVVPAELPATWPSEMMDGLRDECQVAGAAVVGGDVVRGDTIMISITALGDLRNHEPVTRGGAQPGDVVAVTGWLGWSAAGFAVLSRGFRSPRAFVEAHRRPEPPYHAGPAAAGLGATAMCDVSDGLIADLGHIAEASKVRIDIRSGAIDVPSQMNDIGQAVGVDPIQWVLTGGEDHAIVATFPPDVKLPARWKVIGEVLNPSALPQVTVDGAPWTTKGGWDHFGDIES; encoded by the coding sequence ATGAAGGGCACCGTTGGCGAGTTGGGGGAGTTCGGGCTCATCCGAGAGCTCACCTCGCGCCTGACCACCACTCCGGCGGTCCGGGTCGGCCCCGGCGACGACGCGGCCGTGGTGGCCGCGCCCGACCGCAGGGTCGTGGCCAGCACCGACATCCTCCTGGAGGGCCGGCACTTCCGCCGCGACTGGTCCACGGCCTACGACGTGGGCCGCAAGGCGGCCGCGCAGAACCTCGCGGACATCGCCGCGATGGGCGCCGTACCGACCGCGCTGCTGCTCGGTCTGGTCGTCCCGGCGGAGCTCCCGGCCACCTGGCCGTCGGAGATGATGGACGGGCTGCGGGACGAATGCCAGGTCGCGGGTGCGGCCGTGGTCGGCGGCGACGTCGTACGCGGCGACACGATCATGATCTCGATCACCGCTCTCGGCGATCTGCGCAACCACGAGCCGGTCACCCGGGGCGGGGCCCAGCCCGGTGACGTGGTGGCCGTGACGGGCTGGCTGGGTTGGTCCGCGGCCGGGTTCGCGGTGCTCTCCCGCGGATTCCGCTCGCCGCGCGCCTTCGTGGAGGCGCACCGGCGTCCCGAGCCGCCGTATCACGCGGGTCCGGCCGCGGCCGGGCTCGGGGCGACGGCGATGTGCGATGTCAGCGACGGGCTCATCGCGGATCTGGGGCATATCGCGGAGGCGAGCAAGGTGCGCATCGACATTCGCTCCGGCGCCATCGATGTTCCCTCGCAGATGAACGACATCGGGCAGGCCGTCGGGGTCGACCCCATTCAGTGGGTGCTCACCGGCGGAGAGGACCACGCGATCGTGGCGACCTTCCCGCCGGACGTGAAACTGCCCGCCCGCTGGAAGGTGATCGGGGAGGTGCTCAACCCCTCCGCGCTGCCCCAGGTGACCGTCGACGGGGCGCCGTGGACCACCAAGGGCGGCTGGGACCACTTCGGGGACATCGAGTCGTGA